GATCAATTCTTGCTGCGCCGCACCAGAAATACGTGGCGGTAATGCAGGAAGAATACGCTCACCAGCCTCAACCAGAGTAACGTTCAGCTTAGAGCTATCGAGGTCCTGAAAACCGTAGTTGTGCAGTTCTTTGATGGCATTGTGCAGTTCCGCCGAAAGCTCGACACCTGTCGCACCGCCACCAACAATCGCAATATCAACTTTACCTTTACCAGATTTCGCATGCAGTTTCAGGAACTCATTGTTCATTTCGTTACGGAAACGGCGTGCCTGTTCTGGGCTATCCAGGAAGATACAGTTGTCGCGAACACCTGCTGTGTTGAAGTCGTTGGAAGTGGAACCGATTGCCATCACCAAAACGTCATAGCTTAGCTCACGCTCAGGCATCAGCAGTTCACCGTCTTCTTCGTCGTGCAACGCTGCCAATTTAATGGTTTTGTTTTCACGATCGATGCCAGACAGGCTACCGAGTTGAAAATCGAAATAGTGGTTTTTTGCGTGAGCGCGGTAGCTGATTGCATCAACGCCTTCGTCAAGAGAGCCTGTTGCCACTTCGTGCAGAAGCGGTTTCCAGAGATGACTCGCTTTACGATCTACAAGAGTGACTTTGGCGCGTCCTTTACGTCCAAGTGTGCGTCCTAGTTTGGTTGCCAATTCGAGGCCACCAGCACCGCCACCGACTACAATAATTTTGGTCACGATTACTTCCTCACCATGATTTAAATACGAAAAAATTGGGCTACATCCCGCGATGACAAAATCGCGTTATGAAAGAAAATATGTTTAAACAACCTTCGTATTCGGTCGATTATAAATATCGCTTGGAGAGGTAAAGAGCTTTTGTTTTCAACGTTATAAACGCGCATTTTTGTTTATGTTTTGTTGCACGCTGCCACCCGCATTTTCATGACATGATGCTCATTTTTTTGTTGAAACCATTATACAGGTCACTTGATCTCAATCAATTTTTAAATCCTTAAATCCACACTAAAAGCAGCGAAAATAAGCGAGACTGATGATAATTACGTCACTACACAACATTGCAAATACAAAAAGAGCACCAACCTTAACAAATGATGCTCTTTAAACCATATATACCCAAATAACCTGAAGATGCCGGATTCAGCGAGTTTGACTGGCGTTGTGATCACGGCGTTTCTTTGTAGGTATAGTCACCTCCATCAACAAGGGACAACAAAGAGCACGGCGTCAGTCAACTCGCCCAAAGGGAGGCCCTCAATGCGAGCATCTTTAGATTGTTTGGGTATAAGCGAAATGTTAAGCGTTTTTAAACGCTTTCATTGCCTGCAGATGGTGAGAGATGCTTTTAAACTTATGTGTCTGCGTTTCATCCCAAACAATGTCGTAGTAAGGGCTCAATGCTTCTTCTGAACGCGAGTTGTCCAAAAGCTCATCTTCTTTTGATAACACCACCATGCAGCGACCGGCATTCTTGGTGCGGAAATTCTCAATACACTTAGTTGCAATGTCGGCATACTCTTCGGGTCGGTCGATACGTCCTTCCATATTTTCCTGCGGGAAGAGGTTCGGATTGAAGATCACCTGCTTGATGCCACTGAGAAAGCCAATACGCTCAGACCAGAAGCCGCCAAGCCCGACACCACAAATCATTGGCGATTTATCGTCTGACATTTCCATTTGTTTGCTCACTTCTTTGAGAAGGTGCTGCATGTCGTGCTTGGGGTGAAGTGTGCTGTAGTTGATGAAGCGAACGTCTGGGTCAATAAATTGCAGTTGCATGACCTTTTCGTGGTTTCCCGGGCTGTTTGAATCAAAGCCGTGAAGATAAATGATCACTAAAAGTCCCTCTCACTCGTCGCTGGTTCACCCAGCTTTTAATCTTTTCCCAAGTTAACCGCTTTAAATGGCATTGAACCGAAAAACCAGCGGGTTCAAAAAGCTTGGTCCAGAAATACTACCACTCAATCACGCACATTATTAAGGGTTAAGACAGAAACACGGGTACGGCTCAAGGTTTTGAGACGAATTGGCGATTACCAGGCCACACTAGTTCAAAACGGCAGCGATGTCTTCGCTGTAAGAGGCAAGCTTGTTGCGCATTGCGGTTCGTTGCTTCTGTGACAGATGGCGATCTAGACGCTGCAAAAGCTCATAACGTCGGGCTAAATACAACGCCATGTCGTTTTTGTGCTGCTCACTTTGGAACGCAATCAGATGGGAGAAATAGGCATTGATTCGCTCGCCAAGATTGGGGTCTTGCCGGTTCATCAATATCCCTTCAAGTTCTGTCATTAATTCATCACGAATCGAATAAAACACAGGGCGCATTTCGATTTGGTATCCTGCCATTTCCAGAAACTGTTTCTTCTGTTTGGCATTGACCGAATCTACCCAAAACTCTGCCCGTTCGACTAACCGTTTCTGACGGCGCACCTGCTGCTCGTCTGCACTGCCTTCGTTGGCCTTCTCGACCGCTTCTTCGATGTTTTTGTTAACGGTGTCGAGCCAATTCTGGGCCTGCTCGTCACTCATCGATGAAATCAAATTCACAAGAGTTGGGGTCAGTCCTTCCAGTGAAGCCTTGATACGGGTATTAACAAGGTGGTGATAGTCACCAATGCGCGTGTAAGACAGCGGCTTCGCCATATCTGCTTCAAGTTGGTCGAGCAAAGCCTGAATTTTTGGCAATTCGTTCTGGCGATGCCATTCGTGGAATGCTTCAAGATCGTTATCCAGCTGTTTTTGCTGAGCAGATGTTGTGTCAACGTAGTCAGAGAGGTAGTAGTCAATCCAGAAAGGAAGCGTGTTGTAAGCAAACTGGTTGGTGCAGGCAGAAACCAGGAATACAGCAGCCAGCGACAAAAAGAAGTGTCTGACAGAAGATTTGCTGAATTTCATTTCCTTCGCTCTCCTTTTATACGTCCTACCTTCATTTAACTCACGATGTGAGCTTCAAGCTGTCTCAGGAAAAATGCACTTCTTTCCTGATAGATGCCTTCACCATAAAGCTCATAACCCAATGCAAACCACAACACACTCAGGTAAGCCGCCACTGGCTGCCATTTTCTGCACGCATCAAGCCAATCGGCGACAGAGTCTATACGTCTAATTTGACAGTATCGATTCACCAAGGTTTCAAGATCCAATCCATTTGCGAGAGAGGTCATCACTAAGTCCATCGCCGGATCGCCCAACGCTGCATATTCCCAATCGATGACTTTAACTTCACCGTCATTTTGGCGGATAAAGTTGTAGTAACCCAAGTCATAGTGGCAAGTAGTAAGCGGCAAGCCTGAGGTAAATCGATGCGTCTGAAAGTGCTCATGAACCGCATTCAATGAATCGTTCAACGAGCTTGCGGAAAGGTTACTGTAGTACACCAACCCTTTATCGAAAGGGTCAAACGTGTTCGAAAGAGGTGGTAATTCGTGGACCTTAACTTGAAGTGTCGCGGCGATGTCCAACGAAGCCTCCGTCATGGTCTCACCTTCAATCCAAGGGTTCAGTAACCCCTCCGGATAACGTTTTACTGGCTGGACAGTCAAGCCTGCTGTTGACGCTAAGGTTAAGGCTTCAAATTCATTATCACGGCTTAAGCCAAATGCCTTTGTAGATGCGGCCTCTGGTCGCCAAACATATTGGCCCCCTTCATTCGCAGTCAGTTTCATACAGCGGTTACTTAATCCGCCCTCAAGAAATTCTGCCTGCTCAATAATAAAATCAGGCCACAGTCTTTCAATGACTGCGGCCTTTTCTTTTTCATCAGCTGAAAGCAATGATTACCATCCAATCAGAGACTTAGACTGCTTCTTGCGGATTTCAGTTTCATCAGCCCACTCGATAAGGCCGGTTTCCAGATCCATCAGACGCATGGTCATTTTGTAGTAAACGTCTTTGTCGCTGCCGTCTTGCTTGTTGATGCTAGACAGGTTGCCATACAGCATGTATTGCGCACCGACCATTTTACCAAACTGAATGGCAGT
The nucleotide sequence above comes from Grimontia kaedaensis. Encoded proteins:
- a CDS encoding NAD(P)/FAD-dependent oxidoreductase, translating into MTKIIVVGGGAGGLELATKLGRTLGRKGRAKVTLVDRKASHLWKPLLHEVATGSLDEGVDAISYRAHAKNHYFDFQLGSLSGIDRENKTIKLAALHDEEDGELLMPERELSYDVLVMAIGSTSNDFNTAGVRDNCIFLDSPEQARRFRNEMNNEFLKLHAKSGKGKVDIAIVGGGATGVELSAELHNAIKELHNYGFQDLDSSKLNVTLVEAGERILPALPPRISGAAQQELIKLGVNVRTATMVVKADEDGLVTKDGDKIPAQIMVWAAGIKAPDFLKDIAGLETNRINQLVVKSTLQTTRDEDIFVIGDCAACEQPDGNMVPPRAQSAHQMASRCFSNIVAKVTDRELKPYTYKDHGSLVSLSRFSTVGSLMGNLTRGSMMVEGRLARVVYISLYRMHQIALHGVIKTGLMMVVSRINRVLRPSLKLH
- the ycfP gene encoding alpha/beta hydrolase YcfP, with the translated sequence MIIYLHGFDSNSPGNHEKVMQLQFIDPDVRFINYSTLHPKHDMQHLLKEVSKQMEMSDDKSPMICGVGLGGFWSERIGFLSGIKQVIFNPNLFPQENMEGRIDRPEEYADIATKCIENFRTKNAGRCMVVLSKEDELLDNSRSEEALSPYYDIVWDETQTHKFKSISHHLQAMKAFKNA
- a CDS encoding DUF6279 family lipoprotein codes for the protein MKFSKSSVRHFFLSLAAVFLVSACTNQFAYNTLPFWIDYYLSDYVDTTSAQQKQLDNDLEAFHEWHRQNELPKIQALLDQLEADMAKPLSYTRIGDYHHLVNTRIKASLEGLTPTLVNLISSMSDEQAQNWLDTVNKNIEEAVEKANEGSADEQQVRRQKRLVERAEFWVDSVNAKQKKQFLEMAGYQIEMRPVFYSIRDELMTELEGILMNRQDPNLGERINAYFSHLIAFQSEQHKNDMALYLARRYELLQRLDRHLSQKQRTAMRNKLASYSEDIAAVLN
- a CDS encoding phosphotransferase; amino-acid sequence: MLSADEKEKAAVIERLWPDFIIEQAEFLEGGLSNRCMKLTANEGGQYVWRPEAASTKAFGLSRDNEFEALTLASTAGLTVQPVKRYPEGLLNPWIEGETMTEASLDIAATLQVKVHELPPLSNTFDPFDKGLVYYSNLSASSLNDSLNAVHEHFQTHRFTSGLPLTTCHYDLGYYNFIRQNDGEVKVIDWEYAALGDPAMDLVMTSLANGLDLETLVNRYCQIRRIDSVADWLDACRKWQPVAAYLSVLWFALGYELYGEGIYQERSAFFLRQLEAHIVS